From a single Collimonas pratensis genomic region:
- a CDS encoding ABC transporter permease subunit, translating to MFGFLLRRVGLVIPTFLGITLLVFLLIHLIPGNAVEAMTGERGMDPARYAQMAHDLGLDQPIYMQYFNYLGNLFKGDLGMSIMTHTSVLSEFKTLFPATLELSFCAILFALIIGLPAGMLAALKRNTVLDYSVMGASLTGYSMPVFWWALLLILLFSVTLGWTPVSGRIDILFDVPPVTGFMLIDSLLSDDSGAFKSALSHLILPTIALGTIPLAVIARMTRSAMLEVLREDYVRTARAKGLSPWRVVGVHALRNALIPVVTVVGLQVGTLLAGAILTETIFSWPGIGKWLVAAIQRRDYPVVQGGILLSAITIILVNLAVDLLYGVINPRIRHRS from the coding sequence ATGTTTGGATTCCTCCTGCGCCGTGTCGGCCTGGTCATACCGACCTTCCTCGGCATCACGCTGCTGGTGTTTTTATTGATACATCTGATCCCCGGCAACGCCGTTGAAGCCATGACCGGCGAACGCGGCATGGACCCGGCCCGCTATGCGCAAATGGCGCACGACCTCGGCCTGGACCAGCCGATCTACATGCAGTATTTCAATTACCTGGGGAATCTGTTCAAGGGCGATCTCGGCATGTCGATCATGACCCATACCTCGGTCCTGAGCGAATTCAAGACACTGTTCCCGGCGACGCTGGAACTGTCCTTTTGCGCCATCCTGTTTGCGCTGATCATCGGCCTGCCTGCCGGCATGCTGGCGGCGCTGAAACGCAACACCGTGCTGGACTATTCGGTGATGGGCGCCTCTCTCACCGGTTATTCCATGCCGGTGTTCTGGTGGGCCCTGCTGCTGATTCTGCTGTTTTCCGTGACGCTGGGCTGGACTCCGGTCTCGGGCCGCATCGATATCCTGTTCGACGTGCCGCCGGTGACCGGCTTCATGCTGATCGACAGCCTGCTGTCGGACGATAGCGGCGCCTTCAAGTCGGCGCTGTCGCACTTGATCCTGCCGACGATTGCACTCGGCACCATTCCGCTGGCCGTGATTGCGCGCATGACGCGCTCCGCCATGCTGGAAGTCTTGCGCGAGGATTATGTACGCACTGCGCGCGCCAAGGGCCTGTCGCCATGGCGCGTGGTCGGTGTGCACGCCTTGCGCAATGCGCTGATTCCAGTGGTGACGGTAGTCGGCCTGCAGGTCGGCACTTTGCTGGCCGGCGCAATCCTGACGGAAACCATCTTTTCCTGGCCGGGTATCGGCAAGTGGCTGGTGGCTGCGATCCAGCGCCGCGATTATCCGGTGGTGCAGGGCGGCATCCTGCTGTCGGCGATCACCATCATCCTCGTCAACCTGGCCGTCGACCTGCTGTACGGCGTAATCAATCCACGTATTCGCCACCGCTCATGA
- a CDS encoding ABC transporter permease subunit, with the protein MNTTDTTQAPAPQAISIPKAASAPPHPLREFWGYFSQNRGAVIGLVIIIAMVLMALFADIIAPHSPIEQFRQSTLVPPVWQAGGSSQFLLGTDPVGRDMLSRLIHGVRLSLLIGLVSISLSLTTGVLLGLLAGYFRGMVEIAIMRLMDIMLALPSLLLAIAVVAILGPGLMNAMYAIAVVMLPHYARQTRAAVIGEMSRDYVSASRIAGAGTLRIMFNCVLPNCLAPLIVQATLGFSSAILDAAALGFLGMGAQPPTPEWGSMLASAMEFIQSAWWVVAFPGLAILISVLAFNLMGDGLRDALDPKLKR; encoded by the coding sequence ATGAACACTACCGACACAACGCAGGCGCCTGCGCCGCAAGCCATTTCTATCCCCAAGGCGGCCAGCGCGCCGCCGCATCCGCTGCGCGAATTCTGGGGCTATTTCAGCCAGAACCGCGGCGCCGTCATCGGCCTGGTGATCATCATCGCCATGGTCCTGATGGCGCTGTTCGCCGATATCATCGCCCCGCATTCGCCGATCGAACAGTTCCGCCAATCGACCCTGGTGCCGCCGGTATGGCAAGCGGGCGGCAGCAGCCAGTTCCTGCTGGGCACCGATCCGGTCGGCCGCGACATGCTGTCGCGCCTGATCCATGGCGTCCGCCTGTCGCTGCTGATCGGCCTGGTGTCGATTTCGCTGTCGCTCACTACCGGCGTGCTGCTGGGCCTGCTGGCCGGTTACTTCCGCGGCATGGTGGAAATCGCCATCATGCGCCTGATGGACATCATGTTGGCCTTGCCTAGCCTGCTGCTGGCGATCGCCGTGGTGGCGATCCTCGGCCCTGGCCTGATGAACGCCATGTACGCCATCGCGGTGGTGATGCTGCCGCACTATGCGCGGCAGACGCGGGCAGCGGTAATCGGCGAGATGTCGCGCGACTATGTCAGCGCTTCGCGCATCGCCGGCGCCGGCACCTTGCGCATCATGTTCAACTGCGTGCTGCCGAACTGCCTGGCGCCGCTGATCGTGCAAGCCACGCTGGGCTTTTCGTCCGCCATCCTCGATGCGGCCGCGCTCGGCTTCCTCGGCATGGGCGCGCAGCCGCCGACGCCGGAATGGGGCTCGATGCTGGCCAGCGCCATGGAATTCATCCAGAGCGCATGGTGGGTGGTGGCTTTCCCGGGCCTGGCGATTCTGATCTCGGTGCTGGCGTTCAATTTGATGGGTGACGGCTTGCGCGATGCGCTCGACCCGAAACTGAAACGATAA
- the dppD gene encoding dipeptide ABC transporter ATP-binding protein, giving the protein MALLDIKQLRVEFGSTAAPFTAVDGLDLSIEAGEVVGIVGESGSGKSVTSLALMGLIDYPGRVKGERMAFDGRDLLTMPEKQRRGLLGKDIAMIFQDPMTSLNPSFTVAYQLMETLRVHQGGSKKELRAKALTLLKQVDIPDPERRLDAYPHQLSGGMSQRVMVAIAIACNPRLLIADEPTTALDVTVQAQMLDLLLQLQRERGMALMLITHDLSVVAQTAQRVMVMYAGQVVETGRVPDIFNAPKHPYTQALLAALPEHNIGRARLQTIPGVVPGQYDRPTGCLLSPRCAYAQDRCREQRPELLGAPQEQVRCHFPLDQEGRPGNGWSEISRNKPEAISSIGAA; this is encoded by the coding sequence ATGGCATTGCTAGACATTAAACAGCTGCGGGTCGAATTCGGCTCGACGGCAGCACCGTTCACCGCGGTGGACGGCCTCGACCTGAGCATCGAAGCCGGCGAAGTAGTCGGTATCGTCGGTGAATCCGGTTCCGGCAAGAGTGTCACATCGCTGGCCTTGATGGGTTTGATCGACTACCCCGGCCGCGTCAAGGGCGAGCGCATGGCCTTCGACGGCCGCGACCTGCTGACCATGCCGGAGAAGCAAAGGCGCGGCCTGCTGGGCAAGGACATCGCCATGATCTTCCAGGATCCGATGACTAGCCTCAACCCGTCCTTCACGGTGGCGTACCAGCTGATGGAAACCCTGCGCGTGCACCAGGGCGGTTCGAAAAAGGAATTGCGGGCCAAGGCGCTGACCTTGCTCAAGCAGGTCGATATTCCCGATCCGGAACGCCGGCTGGACGCCTATCCGCACCAGCTGTCCGGCGGCATGAGCCAGCGCGTGATGGTGGCGATTGCGATCGCCTGCAATCCGCGCCTGCTGATCGCCGACGAGCCGACCACGGCGCTGGATGTCACGGTGCAGGCGCAGATGCTGGATCTGCTGCTGCAACTGCAGCGCGAGCGCGGCATGGCGCTGATGCTGATCACGCATGACCTGAGCGTGGTGGCGCAGACTGCCCAGCGCGTGATGGTGATGTATGCCGGTCAAGTCGTAGAGACTGGCCGCGTGCCGGATATCTTCAACGCCCCCAAGCACCCTTATACACAGGCGTTGCTGGCGGCGCTGCCCGAACACAATATCGGCCGCGCCCGCCTGCAGACCATTCCCGGTGTGGTGCCGGGCCAGTACGATAGGCCGACCGGTTGCCTGCTCAGCCCGCGCTGCGCCTATGCGCAGGACCGCTGCCGCGAGCAGCGTCCTGAATTGCTGGGTGCGCCGCAGGAACAGGTACGTTGCCATTTCCCGCTCGACCAAGAAGGCCGCCCGGGCAATGGCTGGTCGGAGATTTCTCGCAACAAGCCTGAAGCCATTTCAAGCATTGGGGCTGCATGA
- a CDS encoding peptide ABC transporter ATP-binding protein, translating to MMMNANMNEIASPVVLLEAKNLVKHYSVSQGLFKPKATARALDGVSFALQPGKTLAVVGESGCGKSTLARQITMIEPPTGGELWMDGANIADADHATLKRVRPLVQMVFQNPYASLNPRKKVGQMLEEPLIINTGLNSAERAEKARAMMAKVGLRPEHYSRYPHMFSGGQRQRVAIARALMLDPKVIVADEPVSALDVSIQAQVLNLLMDLQQASGVAYLFISHNLSVVEHIADEVLVMYLGKTVEHGSKQQVFSRPLHPYTKALLASTPRIDPAQRQQKMMLPGELPSPLAPPPGCSFNNRCPHAIERCRQEVPALRSFDGRLVACHRLEEIS from the coding sequence ATGATGATGAATGCCAATATGAATGAAATCGCTAGCCCGGTAGTCCTGCTGGAAGCCAAAAACCTGGTCAAGCACTACAGCGTATCGCAGGGTTTGTTCAAGCCTAAAGCCACTGCGCGCGCACTGGATGGCGTGTCCTTCGCCCTGCAACCGGGCAAGACGCTGGCGGTGGTGGGCGAGTCCGGCTGCGGCAAGTCGACCCTGGCGCGCCAGATCACCATGATCGAACCGCCTACCGGCGGCGAGCTGTGGATGGATGGCGCCAATATCGCCGACGCCGACCATGCCACCCTGAAACGGGTGCGGCCGCTGGTGCAGATGGTTTTCCAGAATCCCTACGCCAGCCTGAATCCGCGCAAAAAGGTCGGCCAGATGCTGGAAGAGCCGCTGATCATCAACACCGGATTGAACAGCGCCGAGCGCGCCGAAAAAGCGCGCGCCATGATGGCCAAGGTCGGCTTGCGGCCGGAACACTATAGCCGCTATCCGCACATGTTTTCCGGCGGCCAGCGCCAGCGAGTGGCGATCGCCCGCGCCCTGATGCTGGATCCCAAGGTGATCGTGGCCGACGAACCGGTCTCGGCGCTGGACGTTTCGATCCAGGCGCAAGTACTGAACCTGCTGATGGATCTGCAGCAGGCCAGCGGGGTCGCCTATCTGTTCATCTCCCACAATTTGTCGGTGGTGGAACATATCGCCGACGAGGTGCTGGTCATGTATCTGGGCAAGACTGTCGAACACGGCAGCAAGCAGCAAGTGTTCAGCCGACCGCTACACCCTTATACCAAGGCGCTGCTGGCCAGTACGCCGCGCATCGATCCGGCGCAGCGCCAGCAAAAGATGATGCTGCCGGGCGAGTTGCCGTCGCCGCTGGCGCCACCGCCTGGCTGCAGCTTTAACAACCGTTGCCCGCATGCGATCGAGCGCTGCCGGCAAGAAGTGCCTGCGCTGCGTTCGTTCGACGGCAGGCTGGTGGCATGCCATCGACTCGAGGAAATCAGCTGA
- a CDS encoding sigma-54 interaction domain-containing protein, translating into MDTELASALAIFSHLFDAMPQPVAVIDSDGNYVYYNQESAKIDAYPAELAVGHPLLDIYPAMDAQSSTLLQALHYGKRYTGAFQAFVNAQGRLVQQIHTTLPLHNRRGSIVGAVEVARDLKHPVDEEIDAGAGPDGPAAHGIVSQDAAMQGLIRQAEALGKAGVNLLICGETGTGKELVARLLHQRSQRAAAPFVVLNCAALPESLFESIMFGSARGAFTGAQERQGLIETADSGTLFLDELNSLPWPAQGKLLRVLQDGRFSRVGSNKEIQVSLRVIAAANETPQQMTTSGKLRPDLLYRLNVGQLSIPALRERPGDIPLLAEAFLHKHRAITGGRVKRIAPAAMRQLQACRWPGNVRMLENVMQRSLIFCETGDELQRIWTDQEAADPQPGHSTPASTAAAPDTQEEDRGLSLADMLSTYERTLLLGLLKEHVSLSEVARRCAIPRATLQYKLKKHNIPVHRNAR; encoded by the coding sequence TTGGATACCGAACTAGCTAGCGCACTAGCGATTTTTTCCCACCTGTTCGATGCCATGCCGCAGCCGGTCGCCGTCATCGACAGCGATGGCAACTATGTCTATTACAACCAGGAAAGCGCGAAGATCGACGCCTATCCGGCGGAGCTGGCAGTCGGCCATCCCCTGCTCGATATCTATCCCGCGATGGATGCGCAAAGCAGCACCCTGCTGCAAGCCCTGCACTACGGCAAGCGCTACACCGGCGCGTTCCAGGCCTTTGTCAATGCGCAGGGCCGGCTGGTGCAACAAATCCACACCACCCTGCCCTTGCACAACAGGCGCGGATCGATAGTCGGTGCGGTCGAAGTTGCCCGCGACCTGAAGCATCCGGTGGACGAGGAGATTGATGCAGGCGCTGGCCCGGACGGGCCAGCAGCACATGGCATCGTCAGCCAGGATGCAGCCATGCAGGGCTTGATACGCCAGGCCGAAGCGCTTGGAAAGGCAGGTGTCAACCTGCTGATATGCGGCGAGACCGGGACCGGCAAGGAGCTTGTCGCGCGCCTGTTGCATCAGCGCAGCCAGCGCGCTGCAGCGCCGTTTGTCGTCCTGAACTGCGCGGCGCTACCGGAAAGCCTGTTTGAAAGCATCATGTTCGGGAGCGCCCGCGGCGCTTTCACCGGCGCCCAGGAACGGCAAGGCCTGATCGAGACAGCGGATTCGGGCACCCTGTTTCTCGATGAGCTGAACTCCCTGCCGTGGCCAGCGCAAGGCAAACTGCTGCGCGTGTTGCAGGATGGCAGATTCAGCCGGGTCGGCAGCAACAAGGAAATCCAGGTCAGTCTGCGCGTTATCGCCGCGGCAAATGAAACGCCGCAGCAAATGACTACATCCGGGAAATTGCGCCCCGATCTGCTGTATCGGCTGAATGTCGGACAGTTGTCGATTCCAGCGCTCAGGGAAAGGCCAGGCGACATTCCCCTGCTGGCAGAAGCATTCCTGCACAAGCATCGCGCCATCACCGGCGGACGGGTCAAGCGCATCGCCCCTGCCGCCATGCGGCAGCTTCAGGCTTGCCGCTGGCCGGGCAACGTCAGGATGCTGGAAAACGTCATGCAGCGCAGCCTGATTTTTTGCGAGACCGGCGACGAACTCCAGCGCATATGGACAGATCAGGAGGCGGCTGATCCGCAACCAGGGCACAGCACGCCGGCATCAACGGCAGCGGCCCCAGATACGCAGGAGGAAGACCGCGGCCTATCGCTGGCCGACATGCTTTCTACTTACGAAAGAACGCTACTGCTAGGCTTGCTCAAAGAGCATGTCAGCTTGTCCGAAGTAGCCCGCCGTTGCGCCATCCCGCGCGCAACCCTGCAGTACAAACTGAAGAAACACAACATCCCAGTCCATCGCAACGCACGTTGA
- a CDS encoding FAD-dependent oxidoreductase yields the protein MRDSRFDILFEPVKIGPVTARNRFFQVPHCNGMGWTQPRALAELRKVKAEGGWAVICTEEVEIHPSSDCSPFNEGRLWGDEDIPALQLMADAVHEYGSLAGIELLHKGMSSANFTTREIPLGPSHRPVTSSAPMQARAMTKADIRALRRWHREAALRARRAGFDVVYVYASHDLSLPFHFLQKRKNDRIDEYGGSLENRVRLLRELIEDTLDAVGDSCAVAVRLGVDELLGPDGVSCEAEGRDVVGLLAELPDLWDVNVSSWANDSATSRFKQEGYQEEYVSFVKQLTSKPVVGVGRFTSPDAMVSQVRRGILDFIGAARPSIADPFLPRKIEEGRIDEIRECIGCNICVSSDHTNSNLRCTQNPTMGEEWRRGWHPEIMPGKTDEGSVLVVGAGPSGLEAALAAARRGYEVTLVEAGSELGGRVVLESGLPGLREWLRVRDWRVTQLQRMGNVDIYRGSKLTAADVLEFGATHIALATGSFWRRDGVGRANGLPVPGFDRHNVRTPDELMRGYQPQGPVVIFDDDHYYMGGLLAEQCALAGNRVTLVTPAAQVSAWTTDTLEAVAILRRLLTLGVEVHTYSNLKQLSATAVMIECQLTGKQREIACSALVSATARLPVDELHSALSGLEGELAAAGNRSLCAIGDAFGPGTIAAAVYQGHRFARELGNPAGESSRFKRELPIIRQEL from the coding sequence ATGCGTGATTCGCGTTTTGACATTTTGTTTGAGCCGGTGAAGATCGGGCCGGTCACGGCCAGGAATCGTTTTTTTCAGGTGCCACACTGCAACGGTATGGGCTGGACCCAGCCGCGCGCCCTGGCCGAGCTGCGCAAGGTCAAGGCGGAAGGCGGCTGGGCCGTGATCTGCACCGAGGAAGTGGAAATCCATCCCAGCAGCGATTGCTCACCTTTCAACGAGGGCCGCTTATGGGGAGACGAAGATATTCCGGCGCTGCAGCTGATGGCGGATGCGGTCCATGAATACGGCTCGCTGGCCGGCATCGAACTGCTGCACAAAGGCATGTCGAGCGCCAATTTCACTACGCGCGAAATCCCGCTCGGTCCGTCGCATCGCCCGGTGACCAGCAGCGCACCGATGCAGGCGCGCGCCATGACCAAGGCCGACATCCGCGCACTGCGGCGCTGGCACCGGGAGGCCGCATTGCGGGCCAGGCGCGCCGGCTTCGATGTCGTCTACGTCTACGCATCGCACGATCTGTCGCTACCCTTCCATTTTCTGCAAAAGCGCAAGAATGACCGCATCGACGAATACGGCGGCTCGCTCGAGAATCGGGTGCGCCTGCTGCGCGAGCTGATCGAAGATACGCTCGATGCAGTGGGCGACAGCTGCGCAGTGGCGGTGCGGCTCGGCGTCGACGAACTGCTGGGGCCGGATGGCGTGTCCTGTGAAGCCGAGGGGCGCGATGTGGTCGGCCTGCTGGCCGAACTGCCGGACCTGTGGGACGTGAATGTGAGTTCGTGGGCCAACGACAGCGCCACCTCGCGTTTCAAGCAGGAGGGCTATCAGGAGGAATATGTCTCCTTCGTCAAGCAGCTGACCAGCAAGCCGGTGGTCGGCGTCGGCCGTTTTACTTCGCCGGACGCCATGGTGAGCCAGGTGCGGCGCGGGATCCTCGATTTCATCGGCGCTGCCCGGCCGTCGATCGCCGATCCGTTTTTGCCGCGCAAGATTGAAGAAGGGCGCATCGACGAAATCCGCGAGTGCATCGGCTGCAATATCTGCGTGTCTTCGGATCATACCAATTCCAATCTGCGCTGCACGCAGAATCCGACCATGGGTGAAGAATGGCGGCGCGGCTGGCATCCGGAAATCATGCCAGGCAAGACCGATGAGGGTTCGGTGCTGGTGGTCGGCGCCGGTCCCAGCGGCCTGGAAGCGGCGCTGGCCGCCGCCAGGCGCGGCTATGAAGTGACGCTGGTCGAGGCCGGCAGCGAGCTGGGCGGGCGGGTGGTGCTGGAGTCGGGCCTGCCCGGCTTGCGCGAATGGTTGCGGGTCCGGGATTGGCGCGTGACGCAGTTGCAGCGCATGGGCAACGTCGACATTTACCGCGGCAGCAAGCTTACCGCTGCCGATGTGCTTGAATTCGGCGCTACCCACATCGCACTGGCCACCGGCTCGTTCTGGCGCCGCGATGGCGTCGGACGCGCCAACGGCTTGCCGGTTCCGGGTTTCGACCGCCACAACGTCAGGACCCCCGATGAACTGATGCGTGGCTATCAGCCGCAGGGGCCGGTGGTGATCTTCGATGACGACCATTACTATATGGGCGGCTTGCTGGCCGAGCAGTGCGCCCTGGCCGGCAACCGGGTCACCCTGGTCACTCCGGCCGCGCAGGTGTCGGCATGGACTACCGATACGCTGGAAGCTGTGGCGATATTGCGCCGCTTGCTGACGCTGGGCGTCGAGGTCCATACCTACAGCAATCTCAAACAGCTCAGCGCGACAGCGGTCATGATCGAATGCCAGCTGACTGGAAAGCAGCGGGAAATTGCCTGTTCGGCCTTGGTCAGCGCGACTGCCCGCTTGCCCGTCGACGAGCTCCATTCTGCGCTGTCGGGGCTAGAGGGGGAGCTGGCGGCAGCGGGGAATCGCAGCCTGTGCGCGATCGGCGACGCCTTCGGCCCCGGCACCATCGCCGCTGCCGTCTATCAAGGGCATCGCTTTGCGCGCGAGCTCGGCAATCCGGCGGGCGAATCGAGCCGATTCAAGCGCGAACTTCCCATTATCCGGCAGGAACTGTGA
- a CDS encoding M20 aminoacylase family protein, whose amino-acid sequence MQLIDLPNLDRLVALRRDIHAHPELAYQEHRTAEQVAATLESWGIAVTRGIGKTGVVATLSNGAGRRAISLRADMDALPLQEENTMPHRSRHDGRMHACGHDGHTVMLLAAAYHLHATRQFDGTVNFIFQPAEEDGAGALAMVEDGLFERFPCDAIFGMHNWPGLAVGTFVAEPGGREASCSVFTITVRGKGGHVGTPHVTTEALLAVAQITTQIQHIVARNVAPTDPAVVSVTRLEADTAFNVIPDSAWLGGSVRTYDEHVLLRIEQRLRDIAAHVARSYECDMEFVFTREMPAVINDPAETARCRRIIKDWLGEPALVALPPLMTSEDFSFMLNRRPGCYVLIGNGNDEHRQQDAALGPCALHNPHYDFNDALIPLGASFWVRLVEDYLPIHK is encoded by the coding sequence ATGCAGCTTATTGATCTTCCCAATCTTGATCGTCTGGTGGCTTTGCGGCGCGATATCCATGCGCATCCAGAACTTGCTTATCAGGAGCATCGCACTGCGGAACAGGTCGCTGCTACGCTGGAAAGCTGGGGTATTGCCGTCACCCGCGGGATAGGCAAGACCGGCGTGGTGGCGACCTTGAGCAACGGCGCCGGCCGACGGGCGATCAGCTTGCGCGCCGATATGGATGCCTTGCCGCTGCAAGAAGAGAACACGATGCCGCATCGCTCGCGGCATGACGGCCGCATGCATGCCTGCGGCCACGACGGCCATACAGTGATGCTGCTGGCCGCCGCTTACCATTTGCACGCCACGCGGCAATTCGACGGTACCGTGAATTTCATTTTCCAGCCGGCCGAAGAAGACGGCGCCGGCGCGCTGGCGATGGTAGAAGACGGCTTGTTCGAGCGTTTTCCCTGCGACGCCATATTCGGCATGCATAACTGGCCGGGACTGGCAGTCGGTACTTTTGTCGCCGAGCCCGGCGGCCGCGAGGCGAGCTGCAGCGTGTTTACCATTACGGTGCGTGGCAAAGGCGGCCATGTCGGCACGCCGCATGTCACCACCGAAGCCTTGCTGGCAGTGGCGCAGATCACCACGCAAATCCAGCACATCGTGGCGCGCAATGTGGCGCCGACCGACCCGGCGGTCGTATCGGTTACCCGGCTGGAGGCCGACACCGCTTTCAATGTGATTCCGGACAGCGCCTGGCTGGGCGGTTCCGTGCGCACCTACGACGAGCACGTCCTGTTGCGCATCGAGCAGCGCCTGCGGGATATCGCTGCGCATGTCGCCCGCTCCTACGAATGCGATATGGAGTTTGTCTTCACCCGCGAAATGCCTGCAGTGATCAACGATCCTGCCGAAACCGCCAGATGCCGGAGGATTATCAAAGACTGGCTGGGCGAGCCGGCGCTGGTGGCCTTGCCGCCGCTGATGACGTCGGAAGATTTTTCATTCATGCTGAACCGCCGGCCCGGCTGCTACGTCCTGATCGGCAACGGCAATGACGAACATCGCCAACAGGATGCTGCGCTGGGACCGTGCGCCCTGCATAATCCGCATTACGATTTCAACGATGCCTTGATTCCATTAGGGGCCTCGTTTTGGGTACGTCTGGTGGAAGACTATTTGCCGATTCATAAATAA
- a CDS encoding ABC transporter substrate-binding protein, which translates to MQKTINKSIRLMTGIGVAALLCLAANGAQAAKTLVFCSEGSPEGFNPQLFTTGTTFDASSVPLYSRLVAFELETTKIVPALAQSWSVSDDGLTYTFKLRKGVKFHSSAKFKPSRDFNADDVLFSFNRMLDPQHPFHRLAAGQSFSFFLDMGMEKIIDKVEKADDYTVVFKLKHPEAPFIANLGMDFASILSAEYAANMQKAGTPDVIDREPIGTGPFQFVSYQKDAVIRYKAFDAYWDGRPKLDQLIFAITPDASVRYAKLKANECQVMAFPKPADIELMKNDPAVTLLAKEGLNVGYISFNVEKKPFDNKLVRQALNLATDKQTILKTVYQSGGQIAKNAIPPTLWSYNNKIQDYPYDPAKAKALLAKAGYPNGIEIELSYLPVTRPYNPDGKRMAELIQSDWAKIGVKATLNTYEWTEYLKRSKQGVQQAMMFGWSGDNGDPDNFFATLLGCEAVRSGGNTARWCNKDFEALIQKAKLSTSQTERSKLYEQAQVIAHEEAPWIPLAHSLTHTPIRKQVIGFKMSAFALHDFSKVDLGK; encoded by the coding sequence ATGCAAAAAACAATCAATAAAAGCATCAGGCTGATGACAGGAATCGGCGTGGCCGCATTGCTGTGCCTTGCCGCTAATGGCGCGCAAGCTGCCAAGACACTGGTGTTCTGCTCGGAAGGCAGCCCGGAAGGTTTCAATCCGCAGCTGTTCACCACCGGGACCACCTTCGACGCCTCGTCGGTGCCCTTGTACAGCCGCCTGGTCGCCTTTGAGCTGGAAACCACCAAGATCGTCCCGGCCCTGGCGCAATCCTGGTCGGTGTCGGATGATGGCTTGACCTATACCTTCAAGCTGCGCAAGGGCGTCAAGTTCCACAGCAGCGCCAAGTTCAAGCCGAGCCGTGATTTCAACGCCGACGATGTGCTGTTTTCCTTCAATCGCATGCTCGATCCGCAGCATCCTTTCCATCGTCTCGCGGCAGGCCAAAGCTTCAGCTTTTTCCTTGACATGGGCATGGAAAAAATCATCGACAAGGTGGAAAAGGCCGACGACTACACCGTCGTCTTCAAGCTGAAACACCCGGAAGCGCCGTTCATCGCCAACCTGGGCATGGACTTCGCGTCCATCCTGTCGGCCGAATACGCCGCCAACATGCAGAAGGCCGGTACACCGGATGTGATCGACCGCGAGCCGATCGGCACTGGTCCTTTCCAGTTCGTCTCCTATCAGAAAGATGCCGTGATCCGTTACAAGGCCTTCGATGCCTACTGGGATGGCCGGCCCAAGCTGGACCAGCTGATTTTCGCGATCACGCCGGATGCCTCGGTGCGCTATGCCAAACTCAAGGCCAACGAGTGCCAGGTGATGGCGTTTCCGAAGCCGGCCGATATCGAGCTGATGAAAAACGATCCGGCGGTCACCCTGTTGGCCAAAGAGGGCCTGAACGTCGGCTACATCTCCTTCAATGTCGAGAAAAAGCCGTTCGACAACAAGCTGGTGCGGCAGGCCTTGAACCTGGCCACCGACAAGCAGACCATACTCAAGACGGTGTACCAGAGCGGCGGCCAGATTGCCAAGAACGCGATCCCGCCGACGCTCTGGTCCTACAACAACAAGATCCAGGACTACCCCTACGATCCGGCCAAGGCCAAAGCCTTGCTGGCCAAAGCCGGCTATCCCAACGGCATCGAGATCGAGCTGTCCTACCTGCCGGTGACGCGGCCCTACAATCCGGACGGCAAGCGCATGGCCGAGCTGATCCAGTCTGACTGGGCCAAGATCGGCGTCAAAGCGACGCTCAACACCTACGAATGGACCGAATACCTGAAGCGCAGCAAGCAAGGCGTGCAACAGGCGATGATGTTCGGCTGGTCGGGCGACAATGGTGATCCGGACAATTTCTTCGCCACCTTGCTCGGTTGCGAAGCGGTGCGCAGCGGCGGCAACACCGCACGCTGGTGCAACAAGGATTTCGAAGCGCTGATCCAGAAAGCCAAGCTCAGCACTAGCCAGACCGAGCGCAGCAAGCTGTATGAGCAGGCGCAGGTGATCGCGCATGAAGAAGCGCCATGGATCCCGCTGGCGCACTCGCTGACGCATACGCCGATCCGCAAGCAGGTGATCGGCTTCAAGATGTCGGCGTTTGCGCTGCACGACTTCAGCAAGGTCGATCTGGGCAAGTAG